Below is a genomic region from Triticum dicoccoides isolate Atlit2015 ecotype Zavitan chromosome 5A, WEW_v2.0, whole genome shotgun sequence.
tgaaaacaaagtatggactttgactgacttgcccgttgagcggcgagccatagaaaataaatggatctttaagaagaagacagacgcggatggtaatgtgaccatctataaagctcggcttgtcgctaagggttatcgacaagttcaaggggttgactacgatgagactttctcaccggtagcgaagctgacgtccgtccgaatcatgttagcaattgccgcattttatgattatgaaatttggcaaatggacgtcaaaacggcattccttaatggtttccttaaggaagaattgtatatgatgcagccggaaggttttgtcgatcttaagaatgctgacaaggtgtgcaagctccaacgctcgatttatgggctggtgcaagcatctcggagttggaacattcgttttgatgagatgatcaaagcgtttgggttcacacagacttatggagaagcctgtgtttacaagaaagtgagtgggagctctatagcatttctcatactatatgtagatgacatactgttgatgggaaatgatatagaactcttggacagcatcaaggcctacttgaataaaagtttttcaatgaaggaccttggagaagctgcttatatattaggcatcaaaatctatagagatagatcgagacgcctcataggtctttcacaaagcacataccttgataagatattgaagaagttcaatatggatcaatccaagaaggggttcttgcctgtgttacaaggtgtgaaattgagctcagctcaatgtccgaccacggcagaagatatagaagagatgagagtcatcccctatgcctcagccataggttctattatgtatgccatgctgtgtaccagacctgatgttaaccttgccgtcagtttggtaggaaggtaccaaagtaatcccggcaaggaacactggacagcggtcaagaatatcctgaagtacctgaaaaggactaaggaaatgtttctcgcttatggaggtgacgaagagctcgtcgtaaagggttacgtcgacgctagcttcgacacagatctggatgactctaagtcacaaaccggatacgtgtatattttgaatggtggggcagtaagctggtgcagttgcaagcaaagcgtcgtggcgggatctacatgtgaagcggagtacatggcagcctcggaggcagcacatgaagcaatatgggtgaaggagttcatcaccgacctaggagtcatacccaatgcgtcggggccgatcaagctcttctgtgacaacactggagctattgcacttgccaaggagcccaggtttcacaagaagacaaggcacatcaagcgccgcttcaactccattcgtgaaaatgttcaagatggagacatagagatttgtaaagtacatacggacctgaatatagcagatccgttgactaaatctctccctagagcaaaacatgatcaacaccataattccatgggtgttcgattcatcacaatgtaactagattattaactctagtgcaagtgggagactgttggaaatatgccctagaggcaataataaaagcattattattatatttccttgttcatgataattgtctttattcatgctataattgtgttatccggaaatcgtaatacatgtgtgaataacaaacaccaacatgtccctagtgagcctctagttgactagctcgttgatcaacagatagtcatggtttcctgactatggacactggatgtcattgataacgagatcacatcattgggagaatgatgtgatggacaagacccaatcctaaacatagcacaagatcgtatagttcgtttgctagagttttccaatgtcaaagtatcttttccttagaccatgagatcgtgtaactcctggataccgtaggagtgctttgggtatgccaaacgtcacaacgtaactgggtgactataaaggtagactacgggcatctccgaaagtgtctgttgggtgacatggatcaagactgggatttgtcactccgtatgacggagaggtatcactgggcccactcggtaatgcatcatcataatgagctcagagtgaccaagtgtctggtcacgggatcatgcattacggtacgagtaaagtgacttgctggtaacgagattgaacgaggtattgggataccgacgatcgaatctcgggcaagtaacatatcgatagacaaagggaatagcgtacgggattgattaaatcctcgacatcgtggttcatccgatgagatcatcgtggagcgtgtgggagccaacatgggtatccagatcccgctgttggttattgaccggagagtcgtctcggtcatgtctgcttgtctcccgaacccgtagggtctacacacttaaggttcggtgacgctagggttatgaagatatgtatatgcagaaaccagaatgttgttcggagtcccggatgagatcccaacgtcacgaggagttccggaatggtccggaggtaaagaattatatataggaagtgctatttcgggcatcgggacaagtttcggggttatcggtattgtaccgggaccaccggaagggtcccgggagtccaccgggtggggccacctgtcccggggggccacatgggctgtagggggtgcgccttggcctaaatgggccaagggcaccagcccctataggcccatgcgcctagggtttccccctaggaggagtcctagtggtggaaggcacccctaggtgccttggggggagggaaacctccccttggccgccggccataggagattggatctcctaggctgcgcacccccccccccttggcacccctatatatagtgggggagaggagggacctaatacaccagcccctggcgcctccatcttcccccgttacgtctctccctcgtagtctcggcgaagccctgctgctgtgacgccctgcatccaccaccacgccgtcgtgctgctggatcttcatcaacctctccttccccttgctggatcaagaaggaggagacgtctcccgtcccgtacgtgtgttgaacgcggaggtgccgtccgttcggcgctggtcatcggtgatttggatcacgtcgagtacgactacatcatcaccgttcttttgaacgcttccgtgcgcgatctacaaaggtatgtagatgcatctaatcactcgttgctagatgaactcctagatgatcttggtgaaacgagtaggaaaatttttgttttctgcgacgttccccaacaatagtacAACAGATGATTGAAGATAAATTCGACGTCTATAACCAAATTTTCAAAACAAGCATAAATTGCACAGAACACCACTCAAATGGTCAGGAGGAAAAACGCGCATCTTCTGTTCCTTTGAATGGGCTCCAGCGTCACTGGGGCAACAACCTCTACATCTTCGGCATCCTTCCCCAGTCTGCaacaataaataaaaatattaggcAGAAATATGCAACTGGCCTGATATCCGTATAGTGACTGCCGCCATCGTGGTGCAGGTGCTCGACCTGAATTAGTGAGAGCTAACTGCTGAATCTTCACGGCGATTACAGCCTTGTGAGCGCTCCCATGAATTAGAGAGAATCACTCCCTGCGCGGATTACAACCATTTTCTTTTATCTATGTGAGAATGCTTGCACTTCCAATACTAATCACAAACAGCTACATGCCTTGGCGATCGGCCGATCTAGATAAactgaagaaaaaggaaaaaggtatCTCATTCTCATCCATCTACCTACCTACATGTAGTTCTGAACTTAGCCTCCGTGGTGAGCTTCTCCTGCTCGCTGGCCAGAGGCTGCCCGTGCTCGGTCGCCTTGCTGGGGGTCGCCGAGTTTCTGCTTGAAGGCATCTCTAACTCCGATAGTTAGTGTATGGAAACTACTCAGAAATTGCAGCTCGGTGAGGTCGGCAGGACTGTGAAGGAAGCTGCTAGCTTAGATGTAATTTCAGACGTAGTAACACACTCACAGTACCACCGGGGCAGCTAACAATTGATCCGGTGTCTGAACCACACAAATTTATCTTCTTACTCATCGCATGAATACACTCCCCCGCTTCTCTTCTGAAATCGTGAGCAGGCAATGGTTTGTTTGGGGATTACCTTGATCATCGTAGAGCTTCCAGTGAAGATGGCGGCGACAGTCGGGGGCGCATCGAAGGGGCTCGAAGGGAGAGATGGACGCGTGCGAACGCTTCATTCTCGGCTCCGGCCCTGGCCTGCTACGGAAGGCGCCGAGGCGGACGGGAGACGCCGGTTCGGGAGAAGCGCGAGGATGATGAGGGCTGGAGGGGCGGCAGAGCAGGGCGAGGGGAAGTCCACCCGCGTCCTACGCTCGTCGTTGGCACGGCTGCCTCCGCGGCATCCTCCACCTAGCGACGGGATGGGGGGTCTGTGCCAATGGCGTGGGGGCGGTGACGGGATCTGAGGGCCTCATTCTCGCCCACATAACCGGAGGAGTTAGCGAGGAAGATGCGGCGTGCGTGGGGCGTGGACGAAGGATTGTCTGGCGGGATTAGCGGTTTGTTGATGTGCTCCATCCGGTCGATCTAACCGGGCAGAACATCGAATCTGAACCATTCGATTGGCTGGCAGACCACGAAATTACTATGGACTCTTTGATTTGAGTAATTGGATTAGATCTAAGGGCTCTAATTATCCTGTGTACATTTGCTTGGGTGGTTTTAGGGGAATtcatgtttgctcttttaatagtagtatagatatagatatagatatagaaaaAAAAGCTGAACAGGATAACAGAAATAAGCGCCGAGTACATCGCGCATGAGCCCGGCCCGCTACGCTTTTTTTTTCACCCTTCCTCTATTAAAACCTAAAACCACCGGCCGCCAACGCCCCTTCcaatcaccgccgccgccgccgccgccgcctcctccacccgctCCTCCGCCTGAACCCTAGCCATGGCGTGGCGCGGCGCTGCGTCCCGCACCGTCCTCGCCGCGGTCCGCCGCCCGGCACCCTCCGCCGCGCTCGGCGGCCTCCGCGCCCCTCCTCCCTTCGCGGCCCCGCGCCGCCggatcccttcccccttcgccCCCTCCCACTCCACCTCCCCGCTCGGGGCCGCACGGTAAGTCAACCCGATGCCCAATTAGGCATTCGCACTGCGTTGAGATGGCGATCTGATGTCCTCATGATGTtgttgtgcgcgcgcgcgcgcgtgtgtgtgtgcagGCCCCTGGCGGCCATGATGGGGTCGCCGCTGACGGCGGCGGTGGTGCTAGGGCGGATGACGGCGCACCCGTCTGCCAGCGCCCGGGCCTGCTGCGAGCTCTCCCAGGGTACCCTCTTTTTCTGCCGTACTTGTCAGGATCGCTAATCTAATCGAAGTTAGTGTCGTGATCCCATTTTCAAGATTTTAATCTATCTAGATAGATGGTGAATTGTGTACTTTGTTACTAGTGTCGACTTCTGCGCTAGTTTTTGTGAGTTGCCTAGCAATATGTTGAAGGTGGTCATTTCTCTCGGGGTCATAGATCCAACTTGTTTTCTGTCTGGAAATGGATGGGTGTGTTTTCAGTGAGGCCAAGTTAATTGGTTCTGTAACTCTAGTAGGATCAATACTTGAAACAGCATGAACAAAAACTGCATTTTCTGTAGAATGGGCTAATATTGCAATGGTGAAAATCGAAGCAATATAAGGGGGTTATATGCAATGCATGCTTATTTTCTACTTCTGTAAGTGACACCAAAATTGATGTAAGGAGATTAAAATTGGGATTTGATAGGAAATGGGGACGATGGTTGATGTTGGAGGCTGGCCAGCATGACGGGGACTTTATCTCCTAGAATGATGTAGGTCCCCTCCTCTTCCCAGTTCTGTATTTCTTTTGCGACTAGTAATTTAACAAACTGCAAGATAGTAATTGCATTGAAAAAGTAAAAAAGCAAGAACATAGGTAACTGTTGAGTGTTGGCTTTGTAGAATCGTATTACACTGTTGTGTCTCAAATGTTCAAAATGTCTTCTCCTTTTTAGCCCATTTATCTCTTCCCAGTTAGCCCTTTGTTGCTATACCTTCTCTTCCTAATGCTAAGAGCACACATGCTTCACTGTTAGTAAgtttttacaaatttgaatagctaTATTGTGCACTTCAATATTGAAACTTCAATTGATTGAGGATATGTATGGTTGGGCTTTCTTAGGGAATGGAAAAGATGGGTGATGCGGGAGAGGCAAGGGTAGAGCATAGCTAAGGTGCTGATTTTGAACATGCACTCTTTTGGCGATGTTGTTTTTTAATCATCATCATTTGAATGGAAGCTTGATGAGGTTTCATGGTATGGGTAGTAAAACAATTAATGTGGTCTAGTTAATTCTCATAATCACAGAGTTTAGGAATTAAATTTGGCACATTGAACACATTACAGATCCTACAGTACTCCCAGTCTTTGCAAGAAATGAACTATGTAACCAAAGACGCGTTGTATGTGATGTGTGCTGATTATCCAGCTGGACCCTTTTTCTACCGGAAATGTCTAGAATTGAATTATGTAGGCTGAAATAATGTTAAATATGTGAATTCCATAGCAGCAGGGCAGTAGCATACATTTTCCATAATAACTGCTCTTTGTAGGGTTTGGTACCTTTCTTACAAATTTTGCCGTTGAAATTTTCATTGCATTTAGCAAATTATTCAAGCTTAGTGTTATTATTTTTGCAGGTACTTGAATTTGCCATGTTGATTCACCATCCTTTTTAAAGAGGATACAAATCTTGGATTCGTCTTTTGGAAAGCTATTCTGGGGCCGTCCTTTTAATCCTTGAGTTATTAGAAGAATGTCTCCAACAAAATAGCTTCTCTCCAAATTACTAGCCTAGACTGAAAATAATCTTCCTGTCATGTGACATGGTTTATGTCATGGATTTAGCTTCTACTTTTGTAGCGAAATACCTTTGTGTTGCCTGCTAAGAGGATTTGGTGGCACATtttatatgatttcttagattggaAGGTATCTCTGTTCCACGAGCAACAACTGTGGTCACACTGTCATTTTAGTTTCCAGTTGAGCAATGATGCTTGAGATGTGTGTGTCTGATTTCCAATCCTTCCTGTCTTCTGAATTGCTATGTTTCTATCTCTAAAATGTAGTCTGACTTAGTAATGTCAAAATTGCTCGTTGATGGTATCACGTGTGGAGGTGGGTGACGGCCTTGACGAACTGCACCCAGCCAGCCAACCTGAGGCTCAGGCTTTGCCGCAGCTAGCGGATATAAGATCTCCTATAATCAAGTTATCATGTTATTTTCTTAGCAAGTTAATCACCCAAAGTAGGTAGTCTTACTGCTGTCAAAAAAAGTTGTTTGGGCTAAGTTGTTAGCTACAGATTCGGTTCCCAGTTTGTTCGGTTCCCAGTTTGTTAGCGGGTTGTTTCCCAATTGTTAACGTGCTATTATTAGCTAtaaagattttttttgtttttttttgaacttCGGCGACCTTTATTACATAATGATCATATCAGTTACAAGGGAAGGTATTAAGAGAAATCAGGGGGGGTGCTCACGCCAGACACCAGTACGCTTCCCTCTATAACTAGCACCGGCTAGCCAATGCGCTGCCGCATTACTGATCGTCTCGTCGCCCTGCCGAAAGAACTCAACAACTTACAGCAATCATCAGTCAACACCGCAGCCGATGCGCGGTACTCCGAAGGGTCCATAAATTAGCTATAAAGATTTAGTTTGTTAGTGGTGTGTTCCCCAGGTGATTCAGTTTGTTGGTGGTTTATTTCCCAAGTGCCAGCCCGCCACAAAAATTCAGTTTTTCAGTGGCTTGTTTCCCAAGT
It encodes:
- the LOC119299407 gene encoding uncharacterized protein LOC119299407 isoform X2, coding for MAWRGAASRTVLAAVRRPAPSAALGGLRAPPPFAAPRRRIPSPFAPSHSTSPLGAARPLAAMMGSPLTAAVVLGRMTAHPSASARACCELSQGNGKDG
- the LOC119299407 gene encoding uncharacterized protein LOC119299407 isoform X3, whose protein sequence is MAWRGAASRTVLAAVRRPAPSAALGGLRAPPPFAAPRRRIPSPFAPSHSTSPLGAARPLAAMMGSPLTAAVVLGRMTAHPSASARACCELSQGT
- the LOC119299407 gene encoding uncharacterized protein LOC119299407 isoform X1, with protein sequence MAWRGAASRTVLAAVRRPAPSAALGGLRAPPPFAAPRRRIPSPFAPSHSTSPLGAARPLAAMMGSPLTAAVVLGRMTAHPSASARACCELSQGNGDDG